The following are encoded together in the Bacillus cereus group sp. RP43 genome:
- a CDS encoding SDR family oxidoreductase, which yields MLKGKIALVTGASRGIGRAIAKRLANDGALVAVHYGNRKEDAEETVHEIQSNGGSAFSIGANLESLHGVENLYNSLDTELQKRTGGTEFDILINNAGIGPGAFIEETTEQFFDRIVSVNAKAPFFIIQQALPRLRDNSRIINISSAATRISLPDFVAYSMTKGAINTMTFTLAKQLGARGITVNAILPGFIKTDMNAELLSDPMMKQYATTISAFNRLGEVEDIADTAAFLASPDSRWVTGQLIDVSGGSCL from the coding sequence ATGTTAAAAGGTAAAATAGCATTAGTTACTGGAGCAAGCCGAGGAATTGGACGTGCTATCGCAAAACGTTTAGCAAACGACGGTGCATTAGTTGCTGTTCATTATGGTAACCGAAAAGAAGATGCTGAAGAAACTGTTCATGAAATTCAATCAAATGGCGGATCAGCTTTTTCTATCGGTGCAAATCTTGAATCTTTACACGGTGTAGAAAACCTATATAATTCTTTAGATACTGAATTGCAAAAGCGAACTGGTGGAACGGAATTTGATATTTTAATAAACAACGCTGGAATTGGACCTGGTGCTTTTATTGAAGAAACGACTGAACAATTTTTTGATAGAATCGTTTCAGTAAATGCAAAAGCACCATTCTTTATCATCCAACAAGCTCTACCACGTTTACGTGACAATAGCCGAATTATTAATATTTCATCAGCTGCCACCCGCATTTCTTTACCTGATTTCGTTGCCTATAGTATGACGAAAGGAGCTATTAATACAATGACTTTCACGCTTGCAAAACAACTCGGAGCACGAGGAATAACAGTAAATGCAATACTTCCAGGCTTTATTAAAACAGATATGAACGCAGAACTCTTGAGCGACCCAATGATGAAACAGTACGCTACTACTATTTCCGCCTTCAATCGCTTAGGTGAAGTAGAAGATATTGCCGATACTGCTGCTTTTCTTGCTTCTCCAGACAGCCGCTGGGTTACTGGACAATTAATTGATGTTAGCGGAGGATCTTGTTTATAA
- the msrA gene encoding peptide-methionine (S)-S-oxide reductase MsrA, giving the protein MSEKTYELATFAGGCFWCMVKPFDELPGVHKVLSGYAGGHIENPIYEQVKAGTSGHLEVVQITFDPSIFPYQKLLDLYWPQIDPTDDGGQFFDRGPSYRTAIFYHNETQKELAEKSKQTLAESGIFKDPIVTEIRSAAPFYEAEEYHQHFYKKNPEKYATEQKESGREDFIKENWQKK; this is encoded by the coding sequence ATGTCCGAAAAAACATACGAACTCGCAACCTTCGCAGGTGGTTGCTTTTGGTGCATGGTAAAACCATTTGATGAACTTCCTGGTGTTCATAAAGTACTTTCTGGCTATGCAGGTGGTCATATAGAAAATCCAATATATGAACAAGTAAAAGCTGGAACATCTGGCCATTTAGAAGTCGTTCAAATTACATTCGATCCTTCTATTTTCCCGTATCAAAAATTACTAGATTTATATTGGCCACAAATCGATCCGACTGATGATGGCGGACAATTTTTTGACCGTGGTCCCTCTTACCGCACGGCAATTTTTTATCATAATGAAACACAAAAAGAGCTTGCAGAAAAATCGAAGCAAACTCTAGCAGAAAGCGGTATATTTAAAGATCCTATTGTGACTGAAATTCGCTCAGCTGCACCTTTTTATGAAGCAGAGGAATATCACCAACATTTCTATAAAAAGAATCCAGAAAAATATGCTACCGAGCAAAAAGAATCTGGCCGTGAAGATTTCATAAAAGAAAATTGGCAAAAAAAATAA
- a CDS encoding chromosome condensation regulator → MNYISPKEEVLKVKRWPKDTIAAGRGHTVALKSDGTVVAVGRNKEGECNVSGWCNIEAVAAGNVHMATNTGNAHTIALKCDNTAVAVGWNKHDQCDVNDWHNIVSVAAGWRRTIGLKPDGTVIAVGRNKEGECNISSWRDIVAVAAGDWHTVGLKLDGTVTTVGNNRYDQCNVSGWRDIVAIAAGYLYTVGLKSNGMVMAVGNNKHGQCDVSGWRGIVAIAVGSNHTIGLKSDGMVTAVGNNKHGQCDVSDWRDIVGIAAGCAHTVGLKSDGTVVAVGDNEYGQCDVDSWHGIRLPDPNILSI, encoded by the coding sequence ATGAATTACATTTCACCGAAAGAAGAGGTGTTAAAAGTGAAACGGTGGCCTAAAGATACGATAGCGGCGGGGCGTGGTCATACCGTTGCTCTTAAATCAGATGGCACGGTGGTAGCAGTGGGACGAAATAAAGAAGGTGAATGCAATGTAAGCGGCTGGTGTAATATTGAAGCAGTCGCAGCGGGCAATGTTCATATGGCGACGAATACGGGTAATGCTCATACAATCGCTCTTAAATGTGATAATACTGCGGTTGCAGTGGGGTGGAATAAGCATGATCAATGTGATGTAAACGACTGGCATAATATTGTATCGGTTGCGGCGGGCTGGCGTCGTACCATTGGCCTGAAACCGGATGGCACGGTGATAGCAGTGGGACGAAATAAAGAAGGAGAATGCAATATAAGTAGCTGGCGTGATATTGTGGCGGTCGCAGCAGGTGACTGGCATACAGTCGGTCTTAAATTGGACGGAACGGTGACGACTGTGGGTAATAATCGGTATGACCAATGCAATGTCAGTGGTTGGAGGGATATTGTGGCGATAGCGGCAGGCTATCTTTATACAGTTGGTCTTAAATCAAACGGCATGGTGATGGCTGTGGGTAATAATAAACATGGCCAATGTGATGTCAGTGGCTGGCGTGGTATTGTAGCGATAGCGGTGGGTAGTAATCATACAATCGGTCTTAAATCAGACGGCATGGTGACGGCTGTGGGTAATAATAAACATGGTCAATGTGATGTAAGTGATTGGCGCGATATTGTAGGGATAGCGGCGGGTTGTGCCCATACAGTCGGTCTTAAATCAGACGGCACGGTGGTAGCAGTGGGGGATAACGAATATGGCCAATGCGATGTAGACAGCTGGCATGGTATCCGACTGCCCGATCCAAACATTTTGTCAATCTAA
- a CDS encoding FBP domain-containing protein has translation MEVFIRSDQYNFIKSQAYILANGHATANDRGVIQALKSLAIEKIIHVFENLTDEQKELIDTVLTVENREDAESFLLKINPYVIPFQEVTAQTLKKLFPKAKKLKLPDMEELDMKELSYLSWIDKGSSRKFIIAKNDKNKFVGLQGTFQSLNKKSICSLCHGHEEVGMFLVEIKGDVPGTFVRKGNYICKDGVACNHNMKSLDKLNDFIERLKK, from the coding sequence ATGGAAGTTTTTATTAGAAGCGATCAATATAATTTTATAAAATCACAAGCTTATATTTTAGCAAATGGACATGCGACGGCAAATGATAGAGGAGTAATTCAAGCGTTAAAATCACTTGCAATTGAAAAGATAATACATGTATTTGAGAATTTAACGGATGAACAGAAAGAGTTAATTGATACGGTATTAACAGTTGAAAATAGAGAAGATGCAGAATCGTTTTTACTGAAAATAAATCCGTATGTAATACCGTTTCAGGAAGTTACAGCACAAACGTTAAAAAAATTATTTCCTAAGGCGAAAAAATTAAAACTTCCTGATATGGAAGAACTGGATATGAAAGAATTATCTTATTTAAGCTGGATTGACAAGGGATCAAGCAGGAAATTTATTATAGCGAAAAATGATAAAAATAAGTTTGTTGGTCTGCAAGGAACATTTCAAAGTTTAAATAAAAAAAGCATTTGTTCATTATGTCATGGGCATGAAGAAGTAGGAATGTTTTTAGTTGAAATTAAAGGTGATGTACCAGGAACTTTCGTTAGAAAGGGAAACTATATTTGCAAAGATGGTGTAGCTTGTAATCATAATATGAAATCGCTTGATAAATTGAACGATTTTATTGAACGATTGAAGAAATAA
- a CDS encoding DUF421 domain-containing protein, producing MNHIGQITIELLVGFFVLLIATKILGKTQISQLTPFDFISAIVLGELVGNSIYDPKIKVWSILYSVFVWVVLIYTIEVITQKIRGTRRFFEGYPSIIIRNGYIDREQLSINHLDINQLQQMLRQQKDIFSIREVEYMILEPNGNISVLKKSKYESPTINDLSLKHKPVYLPISLISDGKVVKDNLREAGFDEGWLYKQIKQKGITKFEDVLYAEWKTDDGFFCQEMNR from the coding sequence ATGAATCATATTGGACAAATAACGATAGAGCTTTTAGTTGGTTTTTTTGTTCTATTAATTGCTACAAAAATATTAGGGAAAACACAAATATCTCAGCTAACGCCCTTTGATTTTATTTCTGCTATCGTCCTTGGTGAGCTTGTTGGAAATTCAATATACGATCCTAAAATTAAAGTGTGGTCTATTTTATATTCAGTATTTGTTTGGGTGGTTTTAATTTACACAATAGAAGTGATAACCCAAAAAATAAGAGGAACAAGAAGGTTTTTTGAAGGATACCCTTCTATTATTATTCGCAATGGGTATATTGATCGAGAGCAATTAAGTATAAACCATTTGGATATTAACCAATTACAACAAATGTTAAGGCAACAAAAAGATATATTTTCAATCCGAGAAGTTGAGTATATGATATTAGAACCTAATGGAAACATAAGTGTATTGAAGAAAAGTAAATATGAATCTCCCACTATAAACGATTTAAGTTTAAAACATAAGCCCGTATACTTACCCATTTCGTTAATTAGTGATGGAAAAGTAGTTAAGGATAATTTGAGGGAAGCAGGTTTTGATGAAGGATGGCTTTATAAACAAATAAAGCAAAAAGGGATTACTAAATTTGAGGACGTACTATATGCGGAATGGAAAACAGATGATGGATTCTTTTGTCAGGAGATGAATCGGTAG
- a CDS encoding CD3324 family protein: MKYVKAKAVLPESLITEIQKYIQGETIYIPKQETKHYKWGTRSGGRKQLDERNRAIKEAFKSGIAIHQLAEEYFLSGETIKKIVYSK; encoded by the coding sequence ATGAAATACGTAAAGGCTAAGGCCGTTTTACCAGAGAGTTTAATTACTGAAATTCAAAAGTATATACAAGGTGAAACAATTTACATTCCAAAACAAGAAACGAAACATTATAAGTGGGGTACACGATCTGGAGGAAGAAAGCAACTGGATGAAAGAAATAGAGCAATTAAAGAAGCGTTTAAAAGCGGAATTGCTATTCATCAACTTGCAGAAGAATATTTTCTTTCTGGAGAAACGATTAAAAAGATTGTGTATTCTAAATGA
- a CDS encoding polysaccharide deacetylase family protein, which translates to MKKKIIITLVTLLIIVISLFGTYKLMNARSFQLFGDLTNRVETNEKLIALTFDDGPTNNVKQILPLLDKYNAKATFFVIGNELENNLPLGKSIIQSGHQLGNHTYSHNRMVFKTPSFIKEEIEKTNSLIRQTGYTGEIDFRPPNGKKLIGLPYYLNNNNIKTITWDLEPDTFYKSATDKIDYVNKNIKPGSIILLHSMYDESNENLQTIEGILDSLSKKGYQFVTVTELQKRAK; encoded by the coding sequence ATGAAGAAAAAAATAATCATTACATTAGTTACACTACTTATTATTGTTATATCATTATTCGGCACGTACAAATTAATGAACGCAAGAAGCTTTCAATTATTTGGAGATTTAACAAATCGCGTAGAAACAAATGAAAAATTGATTGCTTTAACTTTTGATGATGGTCCTACTAACAATGTAAAACAAATACTACCACTACTAGATAAGTACAATGCTAAAGCTACTTTCTTTGTTATCGGAAACGAATTAGAAAATAATTTACCATTAGGAAAATCAATTATTCAATCTGGACACCAACTTGGAAACCATACATATTCTCATAATAGAATGGTTTTCAAAACACCTTCTTTTATTAAAGAAGAAATAGAAAAAACGAATTCATTAATTCGCCAAACAGGATATACAGGTGAAATTGATTTTAGACCCCCTAACGGCAAGAAATTAATTGGACTACCATATTATTTAAATAACAACAATATCAAAACGATTACATGGGATCTTGAACCTGATACTTTTTATAAATCTGCAACTGACAAAATTGACTACGTCAATAAGAATATAAAACCTGGTTCTATCATTTTATTGCACTCTATGTACGATGAATCTAATGAAAATCTACAAACTATTGAAGGTATTTTAGACTCTTTATCTAAAAAGGGCTATCAATTCGTGACAGTAACTGAACTGCAAAAAAGAGCAAAATAA
- a CDS encoding sodium-dependent transporter: protein MNSQQWTSKLGFVLAAAGSAIGLGAIWKFPYMAGIGGGGAFFLIFIGFTLLIGLPLLLAEFVIGRSTQKEAVDAYREIAPKTLWPWLGKLGIVTCFILLSFYSVVGGWILLYLWNAITGRLWEGNGAYEATFGEIISNPYLAVGSQLLFILITIFIVSKGVQNGVEKVNKYFMPALFVLFFVLIVRALTLDGAGEGVRFFLQPDFSNVTSEIILYAMGQSFFSLSVGVAVMVTYSSYLPKEESLPRSAFSIVALTLVITLLAGLAIFPVVFAFGMEPSQGPGLLFIVLPAIFSKMAFGKLFFIVFLLLFFFATITSAISMLEISVASLTAKGKGKREKMALIVGLLIFVVGVPSALSFGLLSDVKPFGKTIFDLADYAVSNILMPLGVLLVSIFVPLKMKKDVLMKELGVSKNKGYKLFVLWLFLLRYIAPIAIIIVFLNVLGII, encoded by the coding sequence ATGAATTCACAGCAATGGACATCGAAATTAGGTTTCGTATTAGCTGCAGCAGGTTCAGCAATTGGTCTTGGGGCAATTTGGAAATTCCCGTATATGGCCGGAATCGGAGGAGGCGGCGCGTTCTTCCTTATTTTCATCGGTTTCACATTATTAATTGGTTTACCGCTATTATTAGCTGAATTTGTTATCGGAAGAAGTACACAAAAAGAGGCCGTTGATGCGTATAGAGAAATCGCACCAAAAACACTATGGCCATGGTTAGGGAAATTGGGGATTGTAACTTGTTTCATACTACTTTCTTTCTACAGTGTTGTAGGAGGATGGATTTTATTATACTTATGGAATGCAATTACAGGTAGACTATGGGAAGGAAATGGAGCATACGAAGCTACGTTTGGTGAAATCATTTCCAATCCGTATTTAGCAGTTGGATCACAGCTATTATTCATCCTTATTACTATTTTTATCGTAAGTAAAGGTGTACAAAATGGTGTTGAAAAAGTAAATAAATATTTCATGCCAGCACTATTCGTTTTATTCTTTGTATTAATCGTTCGTGCACTTACGTTAGACGGTGCTGGAGAAGGGGTTCGTTTCTTCTTACAACCTGATTTCTCAAACGTAACATCAGAAATCATTTTATATGCAATGGGGCAATCATTCTTCTCGCTATCTGTCGGTGTAGCCGTTATGGTAACGTATAGCTCATACTTACCGAAAGAAGAAAGTTTACCGCGTTCAGCATTTTCTATCGTAGCTTTAACACTTGTCATTACATTACTTGCAGGACTGGCAATTTTCCCAGTTGTGTTCGCATTTGGAATGGAACCATCTCAAGGACCAGGACTATTATTTATCGTATTGCCAGCTATTTTCAGCAAAATGGCGTTCGGAAAATTATTCTTCATCGTTTTCTTATTACTATTCTTCTTTGCTACTATTACATCAGCAATTTCGATGTTAGAAATTAGCGTTGCATCTTTAACTGCAAAAGGTAAAGGGAAACGTGAAAAAATGGCCTTAATCGTAGGATTATTAATCTTCGTTGTTGGGGTACCATCAGCATTATCATTCGGTTTGTTAAGCGATGTGAAACCATTTGGGAAAACAATTTTTGATTTAGCAGATTATGCGGTTAGTAACATACTAATGCCGCTTGGTGTTTTATTAGTTTCCATCTTTGTTCCGTTGAAAATGAAGAAAGATGTATTAATGAAAGAGCTTGGTGTAAGTAAAAATAAAGGCTATAAACTATTCGTATTATGGTTATTCTTACTTCGCTATATTGCACCAATTGCGATTATTATCGTATTCCTAAATGTGCTTGGAATTATATAA
- a CDS encoding polysaccharide biosynthesis protein, translating to MSTSKVLKGTALLSGATMISRILGFIYFFPFQLLVGTQGVALYGYAYSWYGILLSFSTAGIPIAVSKFVAKHNALGDYSTSKKLYNSSVKLMLFMGFLGFLTLFIGAPYISQFIIRSKTPDPQFIADVTLTMRALSFALIIVPAMSVTRGYFQGFQHMKPSAVSQVVEQIARVVFILVGSFIVSKLLGGSVASSVAVATFGAVIGALASVSILMLYWKKYNGLKPPEGELKSRASDIPLRNIYMELLRYAIPIVFVGIAIPLYTLVDQYTVADVLRAMGEPLETANAVFAYITNYAQKLIMIPASLATGFSLTIIPAITKSFTSGKLEELQEQISKIFQVLLFFTIPAAFGLASIAYDAFRMVYVNPEIALGGSQYLISFAPSAILSAIFTVSAAILQGIDYQRKTMIAFSVGILVKIVVNTPLLHLFGGHGAVLGTILGYLVSNIIMLYCIVKFAKFKIGETAKTVFLITIYSAAMSAVVIALRAFISWIIPGQSYIESLVIVFICASAGGLVYLLFVLTSGLASHILGNRIQRLPILGKLVK from the coding sequence TTGTCTACTTCAAAAGTTTTAAAAGGTACCGCTTTATTAAGTGGTGCAACAATGATTTCACGAATTTTAGGTTTTATATACTTTTTCCCCTTTCAATTATTAGTTGGAACGCAAGGGGTCGCTTTATATGGATACGCATACTCTTGGTACGGTATTTTATTAAGCTTTTCAACAGCTGGTATTCCTATTGCCGTCTCAAAATTTGTTGCAAAACATAATGCGCTTGGTGATTATAGTACAAGTAAAAAATTGTATAACTCGAGCGTAAAATTAATGCTGTTTATGGGCTTTTTAGGATTTTTAACTTTATTTATTGGAGCACCGTACATATCACAATTTATTATTCGCTCGAAAACGCCAGATCCACAATTTATCGCCGACGTAACACTTACAATGCGAGCATTAAGTTTCGCGCTTATTATCGTACCAGCTATGAGTGTTACACGTGGTTATTTCCAAGGTTTTCAGCACATGAAACCAAGTGCTGTTTCTCAAGTTGTGGAACAAATCGCACGCGTCGTTTTCATTTTAGTTGGTAGTTTTATCGTCTCAAAACTATTAGGAGGTTCAGTAGCTTCTTCTGTTGCAGTTGCTACGTTTGGCGCTGTTATCGGGGCACTTGCCAGCGTCTCTATTTTAATGCTGTACTGGAAAAAGTATAACGGATTAAAGCCTCCTGAAGGTGAATTAAAGTCAAGGGCATCCGATATTCCATTAAGAAATATTTATATGGAATTACTTCGATATGCAATCCCAATTGTATTTGTTGGTATTGCAATTCCACTCTATACGTTAGTAGATCAATATACCGTAGCTGATGTCCTTAGAGCGATGGGAGAGCCTTTAGAAACCGCGAATGCAGTTTTCGCTTATATAACGAACTATGCACAAAAGTTAATTATGATTCCGGCTTCACTTGCAACTGGATTCTCATTAACAATTATTCCGGCTATAACGAAATCATTTACAAGCGGAAAACTAGAAGAATTACAAGAACAAATTTCAAAGATATTCCAAGTATTGTTATTCTTCACTATCCCAGCCGCATTCGGTCTAGCAAGTATCGCTTACGATGCCTTCCGCATGGTTTATGTAAATCCTGAAATTGCACTTGGTGGATCACAATATTTAATTTCATTTGCACCGTCTGCTATATTAAGTGCGATTTTCACAGTTTCAGCAGCCATATTACAAGGCATTGATTATCAAAGAAAAACAATGATTGCATTCTCAGTCGGTATTCTCGTTAAAATTGTGGTGAACACACCACTTTTACACTTATTCGGTGGACATGGCGCTGTACTTGGAACAATTCTTGGATATCTCGTTTCAAATATTATTATGTTGTACTGCATCGTTAAGTTTGCGAAATTTAAAATTGGCGAAACAGCAAAAACAGTATTTCTTATTACGATTTACTCCGCGGCAATGTCTGCTGTTGTAATTGCATTAAGAGCATTTATAAGCTGGATTATTCCTGGTCAATCTTATATAGAATCACTGGTTATTGTGTTTATATGCGCATCAGCAGGAGGACTTGTTTATCTTTTATTCGTATTAACGAGCGGACTTGCTTCGCATATTCTCGGTAATCGTATTCAACGTTTGCCTATATTAGGAAAGCTAGTAAAATAA
- a CDS encoding DUF4037 domain-containing protein: MGLKEKAIEISEIYRENPKVEAIILAGSVARKLEDEHSDIELHILWSASPEDKDRQKPIETIGGTILSYHPYEEEEWSETYLTKEGIKLEISNFLTVTVEKVILEVVEQYDINYEKQCIVSSVHDGVSLYGEVKVQGLKDRVEAYPEELEKRMISENLWFSNRWHNREALLKRKDWLMLYDVICEVQRNIFGVLFGLNRMYVHHPAFKWMPYNVERMSIKPENLYERMANTLIGKPEYSVQELEVLIEEVLHLVEQYAPGLNIAEQQKRIQYAK, translated from the coding sequence ATGGGATTAAAAGAGAAAGCGATAGAAATATCGGAGATTTATAGGGAAAATCCGAAAGTCGAGGCTATTATTTTAGCAGGCTCTGTAGCGAGAAAATTAGAAGATGAACATTCGGATATCGAATTACATATTTTATGGTCAGCATCACCTGAGGATAAAGACCGTCAAAAGCCAATCGAAACTATAGGTGGCACTATTTTGTCATATCATCCATACGAGGAAGAAGAATGGTCGGAAACGTATTTGACGAAAGAAGGAATTAAACTAGAGATTAGTAATTTTTTAACAGTGACAGTGGAAAAGGTTATTTTAGAAGTTGTAGAGCAGTATGATATAAATTATGAGAAACAATGTATTGTGTCATCAGTTCATGATGGTGTGAGTTTGTATGGAGAGGTGAAAGTACAGGGTCTAAAAGATAGGGTTGAAGCATATCCAGAAGAACTGGAGAAAAGAATGATCTCAGAAAATCTTTGGTTTAGTAATCGTTGGCATAATCGAGAGGCGCTTTTAAAACGGAAAGATTGGCTTATGCTATATGATGTCATTTGTGAAGTGCAAAGAAATATATTTGGGGTCTTATTTGGTCTGAACCGAATGTACGTGCATCATCCTGCGTTTAAATGGATGCCATATAATGTGGAACGAATGAGTATTAAACCTGAAAATTTATATGAGCGTATGGCGAATACGTTGATAGGGAAACCAGAGTATAGTGTACAGGAGTTAGAAGTGCTAATTGAAGAGGTATTACATTTAGTAGAACAATATGCTCCGGGGTTAAATATCGCTGAACAACAAAAGCGTATTCAATATGCGAAGTAA
- a CDS encoding GNAT family N-acetyltransferase — protein MKLLKPTYEYSEQIIEYRKAFLHAGEQPHGSSSLQNFDSLDEWFEKVSIQEVGENLQANRVPSSQFLSFEKGELIGFVNIRHRLNPELLLESGHIGYSIHPNKRRQGYATKQLQLSLAWAQKLGLQKVLITCDKSNISSAKTIQKVGGVLENEVVSSHTGEIVQRYWVEI, from the coding sequence ATGAAGCTATTGAAACCAACATACGAATATAGCGAACAAATTATAGAGTATCGGAAGGCATTTTTACATGCAGGAGAACAACCACACGGCAGTAGTTCTTTACAAAATTTTGATTCTCTAGATGAATGGTTTGAAAAAGTGAGTATACAAGAAGTAGGAGAAAACTTACAAGCGAATCGAGTACCATCTAGTCAATTTTTAAGTTTTGAAAAAGGAGAACTTATCGGTTTTGTGAATATTAGACACCGATTAAATCCAGAATTATTGCTGGAAAGTGGTCATATTGGTTATAGTATCCATCCAAATAAACGTCGCCAAGGTTACGCTACGAAACAACTTCAACTTTCTTTAGCTTGGGCTCAAAAATTAGGGTTGCAGAAAGTATTAATAACTTGCGATAAATCAAATATCAGCTCTGCTAAAACGATCCAAAAGGTTGGCGGTGTGTTAGAAAATGAAGTAGTTTCTTCTCATACTGGTGAAATTGTTCAGCGTTATTGGGTAGAAATTTGA
- the cysK gene encoding cysteine synthase A: MKLCENVTELIGDTPVVRLSKFIPEGAADVYVKLEMFNPSRSVKDRAAYNLIHIAEEHGLIKPGDTIIEPTSGNTGIGLAMNAAAKGYKAILIMPDNMSKERINLLKAYGAEVVLTPAEQRMPGAIAKAIELQKEIPNSFIPQQFENPANPNIHRYTTALEIYEQMDGELDAFVATAGTGGTITGTGETLKEKLPNLYIAVVEPKGSPVLSGGVPGPHKLVGTSPGFIPKNLNTEVYNEIIQIADEEALTTMRNLARQEGLLVGPSSGASVYAAIMIAKRLGAGKKVLCIAPDTGERYLSMGLFE, translated from the coding sequence ATGAAATTATGTGAAAATGTTACAGAATTAATAGGAGATACACCTGTCGTTCGATTATCTAAATTTATTCCAGAAGGCGCAGCGGATGTGTATGTAAAACTGGAAATGTTTAATCCGTCACGCAGTGTGAAAGATCGTGCTGCTTATAATTTAATTCATATTGCCGAGGAACACGGCCTCATTAAGCCGGGGGATACAATTATTGAACCGACGAGTGGCAATACAGGAATTGGTTTAGCGATGAATGCAGCAGCTAAAGGATATAAAGCTATTTTAATTATGCCAGACAATATGTCCAAAGAGCGTATTAATTTATTGAAAGCATACGGAGCAGAAGTAGTTTTAACACCAGCGGAACAAAGAATGCCAGGAGCAATTGCGAAGGCGATAGAGTTACAAAAAGAAATTCCAAATAGTTTTATTCCGCAGCAATTTGAAAACCCAGCAAATCCGAATATTCACCGTTATACAACTGCACTTGAAATTTATGAACAAATGGATGGAGAGCTTGATGCATTTGTAGCAACCGCAGGAACAGGTGGAACAATTACAGGGACCGGTGAAACGTTAAAAGAGAAACTACCAAACTTATATATTGCAGTAGTCGAACCGAAAGGGTCACCAGTGTTATCTGGTGGTGTTCCAGGCCCTCATAAACTAGTCGGAACAAGTCCTGGTTTTATTCCAAAAAACTTAAATACAGAAGTGTATAACGAAATTATTCAAATTGCAGATGAAGAGGCATTAACTACAATGAGGAACTTAGCAAGACAAGAAGGATTACTAGTAGGGCCATCTTCAGGAGCTTCTGTTTACGCCGCAATTATGATAGCGAAGCGTCTAGGTGCTGGTAAAAAAGTTTTATGTATTGCGCCTGATACAGGGGAACGTTATTTAAGTATGGGGCTATTTGAATAA